The Borrelia sp. HM sequence ACATGCTAAAAAGTGGAATTGGTGATGTAATATCAGATATTAGTGGCATTAACACAGACATAAAAGAATGCGTATTGTCATTTGGATTACAAAACGTAATCCCAGGCAAATTGGAAGAATTTAAAAATTTAGTTTTCAAAGAACTCAAAAATTTAGTTAAAGTCAAAATTCCACAAAAACTAATACAAGGTATTCTATTTGGTTATGAATTTGCATTAAAGGAAGAAAAAGGACAAGATTGGCCTATATCTTTAATGATTAAAAGCTTTAAAGGCTGGATACATGGAATGCATCCCATTGAAACTCTAAAAATAAATTGCTACTTGGATAATATCAAAAGCAAACTAGAGAAAGGAGAACCTTACTTTGAAAATTTAATAGAAAAATACCTACTTAATAATAATCATTATACCCTAATCAACTTCAATCCATCAGAGAATGTCCTTAAGGAAATGGAAGAAGAAATAGAAAAAAAATTAATGGATAGAGAAATTAAAATAAAGAAAAATCCAGAAAAATTTGAGGAATTCACTAAAGATTACAATCAATTTAAAAATTACCAAAAAAAAGAAGATCTCAAATCTGACATTACTAAATTGCCCATGCTAAAAATGGAGGATTTACCAAAAGAAGTTGAAAAAAGCTTAATTTTAAATGAAAATCGTGAAATTAATACACATACATTTGAAGTAAAAAAAAATAACAACATTTTTAATGTATATTTATTTTTTAAACTAGATGGTCTTAAAAAAGAAGATTTTATACATATCTCTTTACTCAAAAGAGCAATTCAGGCTTTATCTACTCAAAATTACTCTTATATAGACTTAAATAATAAAATTCAAAATACTTTAGGACAAATCAATATATATGAAACTTATGAAGAAGATGTTCAAGGTAATATGATAAATCTGCTTAATATAAATTTCAAATCTTTTAACAATAAAATTCAAGAATCATTTGTGCTTATAAAAGAAATTTTAACCAATATAAATTTTCATGATTACGATAGATTAAAAGAAGTGGTCTTAAGTCTAAAAAACGATTTTAAATCAGCCCTAGTTCCTAAAGGACACATATTTGCAACAACAAGAGCAGAATCAAAACTCACCCGAAGTAAATATCTAAGAGAACTTCAATCAGGTATTACAGGAAGAGAATTCTGGCAAAAAGTTAAAACAAACATAGAATCTTTAAAAGAAATTGCACATAATTTGCAAAATTTAAAAGATAAGATAATTTTTAAAGACAATTTTTCATCTCTGATTATAGGCAATACTAATGATGTTATTAAAAGATTAGAAAGTGAACTCTTTATACTAAGAGAAAATTTAATTAAAAAGAAAAAGATCTACCTAAATAATTCTCTTGCAATACCATCAAGTAATATACTAAAAGAATTAATTATAATTCCATCAAAAGTATCTTTTAATGCTATGAGCTTTTCAAGCTATAAAATAACAGATGAAAATTACCCAAAAATCAATTTTTTAACACATATATTAAAAAGTGGAGTTTTATGGGAGAAAATAAGAGTTATGGGTGGAGCTTATGGCGCATTTGCATCTATTACAAATGGAATATTTTCTCTTACATCATACAGAGATCCAAACTTCATAAAGACATATCAAGCTTTTGAGGCATCATTAGAAGAATTAGCTAATAACAAAATCAATAATGAAGAGCTTTACACATATTTAGTAGGAGTAATTGGTCTAACTACAAATGTAAAAACAAAATCTACAGAGATATTACAAAGCTATAAAAGAAAAATACTAAAAATTAATGACCAGCTAAGACAAAATATTAGGAATGCTTACTTCAAAATAACAAGTCAAGACATTAAGGATATATCCGAACAAGCACTATGCCAATTAAAACAAAAGAGAAGTATCACATCTCTTGTTACCAATGAAAATTATGAAAATGAAAAAGAAAAATTAGAAACATTGCTTGGAAAAAAATACAGGGTAAAAAAAATATATTAAGCATAAACAATACAAACAAATAAAAAACTAATTAAGACTATTTAAGCTTCTTGTATTTTTTGTTAAATTTATCAATTCTACCTGCTGCATCCACAAATCTTTGTTGACCTGTATAAAAGGGATGAGATTTACTTGTAATTTCAACAGTAATTAATGGATACTCTTTATTGTCACTATATTTAATTGTCTCTTTTGAAGTCAAAGTAGATCTAGTTAAAAACATCTCATCACTTGCACCATCTTTAAATACTACTAAACCACTAACAGGATGTATATCTTTTTTCATAAAACCTCTCTTAATTTAGTCAAAGTTTAGTCTAAATTTAAAATAAAGTCAATTTTACTAGTCACCATTACTCATGGTTTTTAGGAAAATTTCATTATTTTTACTTTTTTTCATCTTTTCAACTAAAGCTTCAACACCTTCGTAATCATCAACACCACTTAAAATTTTTCTAATAAGCAAAATCTTAGATCGCTCCTCTTCACTTAATAATAACTCTTCTTTTCTTGTTCCTGATTTCTTAATATTAATAGCAGGGAAAAGCCTTCTATCTGCTAAGCTTCTATCAAGAATTAATTCCATATTACCAG is a genomic window containing:
- a CDS encoding insulinase family protein; its protein translation is MKRKKIFCLSSKNYLEEYDAEGCYFQHESGLEIFELKSSEFKENAFGIAFKTIPLNNTGVAHILEHTIFCGSNKYRIKDPFLYLMKGSLNTFLNAMTFQDKTLYPAASTIEKDYFNLFKIYADAVFHPLLKKEAFMQEGYNINPSNFELSGIVLNEMKGNYSNKNSLINELATNSLFCEGTYQYDSGGNPINIIDLTYEEFIEFYNKHYTLENCKIFLFGNIDTNKNLNFIEKYIIRPYQKKKLNINYNIEKVTRWKQGKTLNYDIPKETENTLGVYAINWLCADIENIKDNIGLEILSEILLDDSCQFTINMLKSGIGDVISDISGINTDIKECVLSFGLQNVIPGKLEEFKNLVFKELKNLVKVKIPQKLIQGILFGYEFALKEEKGQDWPISLMIKSFKGWIHGMHPIETLKINCYLDNIKSKLEKGEPYFENLIEKYLLNNNHYTLINFNPSENVLKEMEEEIEKKLMDREIKIKKNPEKFEEFTKDYNQFKNYQKKEDLKSDITKLPMLKMEDLPKEVEKSLILNENREINTHTFEVKKNNNIFNVYLFFKLDGLKKEDFIHISLLKRAIQALSTQNYSYIDLNNKIQNTLGQINIYETYEEDVQGNMINLLNINFKSFNNKIQESFVLIKEILTNINFHDYDRLKEVVLSLKNDFKSALVPKGHIFATTRAESKLTRSKYLRELQSGITGREFWQKVKTNIESLKEIAHNLQNLKDKIIFKDNFSSLIIGNTNDVIKRLESELFILRENLIKKKKIYLNNSLAIPSSNILKELIIIPSKVSFNAMSFSSYKITDENYPKINFLTHILKSGVLWEKIRVMGGAYGAFASITNGIFSLTSYRDPNFIKTYQAFEASLEELANNKINNEELYTYLVGVIGLTTNVKTKSTEILQSYKRKILKINDQLRQNIRNAYFKITSQDIKDISEQALCQLKQKRSITSLVTNENYENEKEKLETLLGKKYRVKKIY
- a CDS encoding type B 50S ribosomal protein L31, with amino-acid sequence MKKDIHPVSGLVVFKDGASDEMFLTRSTLTSKETIKYSDNKEYPLITVEITSKSHPFYTGQQRFVDAAGRIDKFNKKYKKLK